One Rhododendron vialii isolate Sample 1 chromosome 2a, ASM3025357v1 genomic region harbors:
- the LOC131317890 gene encoding cytochrome c oxidase subunit 6b-2, whose protein sequence is MADEIELKTAPADFRFPTTNQSRHCFTRYIEFHRCVAAKGDESGECGKFAKYYRSLCPGEWVERWNEQRENGTFPGPL, encoded by the exons ATGGCGGATGAG ATTGAACTGAAGACTGCTCCGGCTGATTTTCGATTTCCCACAACAAACCAAAGCAGACACTGTTTCACACGCTACATTGAGTTCCATAG GTGCGTGGCAGCAAAGGGAGACGAATCTGGTGAATGTGGGAAATTTGCCAAATACTATCGGTCCCTTTGCCCTGGTGAATGG GTTGAGAGGTGGAATGAGCAGAGGGAGAATGGAACTTTCCCAGGGCCTCTTTAA
- the LOC131317889 gene encoding protein TIC 55, chloroplastic yields MALLHPFLPLRKTPTLAPTPNPVLSLLHKSHHRLKPVGRKNWPKPHSVAEVGGGVASVKEDGADQSVLVGPAGERVAAEYDWTEEWYPLYLTQNVPDDAPLGFTVFDKQLVLYRDGEGVFRCYEDRCPHRLAKLSEGQLIDGRLECLYHGWQFEGEGKCVKIPQLPASAKIPQSACLKTYEVKDSQGVVWVWMSRKTPPNPSKLPWFENFARLGFQDTSTTHVLPYDHSILLENLMDPAHIPISHDRTDWTAKREDAQPLLFEVTERTDRGFAGWWGKEKDQSKPNFLRFEAPCVLQNNRELVDKNGEKHYFSGLFLCTPSGQGKSNLIVRFGGTKRSPLAKLFPKWYFHQNASKVFEQDMGFLSSQNEVLLKEKVPTKELYVNLKSSDAWVAEYRKWMDKVGHGMPYHFGHGTISLPKEPAVVEHAPAGLVASISASSPAKGGIGTMHAPNLSNRYFRHVIHCKGCSSVVKAFQAWKNALSAVALVSTAVAILVSGRQWKTLFLVWTALCLAGVYVCSTAITMNTTNFIRIHRRL; encoded by the exons ATGGCTCTGCTACACCCATTTCTCCCACTTAGAAAAACACCCACATTAGCACCAACTCCAAACCcagtcctctctctcctccacaaATCCCACCACCGACTCAAACCCGTAGGCAGAAAAAACTGGCCCAAACCCCATTCCGTGGCGGAGGTTGGTGGCGGGGTTGCATCAGTTAAAGAAGACGGTGCTGATCAGAGCGTTTTAGTGGGTCCGGCCGGCGAAAGGGTAGCGGCGGAGTATGATTGGACGGAGGAATGGTATCCTTTGTATTTGACGCAGAATGTGCCAGACGATGCCCCTTTGGGTTTCACCGTGTTTGATAAACAGCTTGTCTTGTATCGTGACGGCGAGGGCGTGTTCCGGTGTTACGAAGATCGTTGCCCCCATAG GTTAGCAAAACTGTCTGAAGGTCAGTTGATCGATGGAAGGCTGGAATGCTTGTACCACGGTTGGCAATTCGAAGGTGAGGGCAAATGTGTAAAGATACCTCAG CTTCCGGCCAGTGCAAAGATTCCCCAATCAGCTTGTCTAAAAACATATGAAGTGAAAGACTCCCAAGGAGTTGTATGGGTATGGATGTCTCGAAAGACCCCACCAAATCCTAGTAAATTGCCTTGGTTCGAAAACTTTGCCAGGCTGGGGTTTCAAGACACTTCAACAACTCATGTACTTCCTTATGACCATTCCATACTTCTCGAGAACCTTATGGACCCGGCTCATATCCCCATTTCCCACGATAGAACCGATTGGACTGCAAAAAGGGAAGATGCCCAACCTCTACTATTTGAAGTCACTGAAAGAACCGACCGCGGGTTTGCTGGCTGgtggggaaaagaaaaagatcaatCGAAGCCAAACTTCTTGCGATTTGAAGCACCATGTGTTTTACAAAACAACAGAGAACTTGTCGACAAGAATGGCGAGAAACACTATTTTTCAGGCCTCTTTCTTTGTACACCTTCTGGCCAAGGGAAATCCAATCTCATTGTGAGGTTTGGAGGCACTAAAAGATCCCCGCTTGCAAAATTGTTTCCGAAATGGTACTTCCATCAGAATGCAAGCAAAGTGTTTGAGCAAGATATGGGTTTCCTCTCGTCCCAAAACGAAGTTCtgttaaaagaaaaagtacCCACAAAAGAATTGTATGTTAATTTGAAGTCATCGGACGCGTGGGTTGCAGAATATCGGAAGTGGATGGACAAAGTTGGCCATGGAATGCCTTATCATTTTGGTCACGGCACAATTTCCCTTCCTAAAGAGCCGGCTGTGGTGGAACATGCTCCGGCTGGACTAGTTGCCAGCATTTCTGCCTCTTCTCCGGCAAAAGGAGGAATAGGAACGATGCACGCGCCAAATCTTTCCAACCGGTATTTCCGACACGTGATACATTGTAAGGGATGCAGCAGTGTTGTTAAAGCATTTCAAGCTTGGAAAAACGCTCTCTCTGCCGTTGCTCTTGTATCAACTGCAGTTGCGATTCTTGTATCTGGAAGGCAGTGGAAGACCCTTTTTCTTGTTTGGACTGCCCTGTGTTTGGCTGGGGTCTATGTGTGCTCGACTGCAATCACGATGAATACAACAAACTTCATTAGGATACACAGAAGACTGTGA